One segment of Anguilla anguilla isolate fAngAng1 chromosome 1, fAngAng1.pri, whole genome shotgun sequence DNA contains the following:
- the LOC118226999 gene encoding interferon-inducible GTPase 5-like has product MADVLRSLNLLEVLKESMEKKGLSEVKEAVEDLLISRVNIAVVGESSPEKTALLNSLRGLGPGDGGVAQFPSPSPQEELTVYPKPKHPDFRLWDLPVVPDGSPFDPEEYMEKVKFLRYNAVIMTSSQMRFCSNSALVWREARSLQREAVYFALLASERDSQESMEPRRKASQEALGSEGLASPRVFLVRGTALETLDFPEILEEMWRDIPEVKAAALLLALPALSVAVVTRKRDALKALVWAAASLSGSVSAIPVPLVSSAVDAGVGVRILSKARDSLGLDDASLEGLARRRGRDGARLKALRACPLSREVTKGAVKKLLAAAEKQKPTGARVVEMALPVTAKSASRSFTTMFLALNGAINDMAADAEKVVAAAVGGTD; this is encoded by the coding sequence ATGGCGGACGTGCTGAGGAGCCTGAACCTCCTGGAGGTGCTGAAGGAGTCCATGGAGAAGAAGGGGCTCTCCGAGGTGAAGGAGGCGGTGGAGGACCTCCTCATCAGCAGGGTGAACATCGCTGTGGTGGGGGAGAGCAGCCCGGAGAAAACCGCCCTCCTCAACTCCCTCCGTGGCCTGGGGCCCGGGGACGGTGGGGTGGCCCAgttcccctcccccagcccccaagaGGAGCTGACAGTTTACCCAAAACCCAAACACCCCGACTTCCGACTGTGGGACCTGCCCGTGGTCCCTGATGGCTCGCCCTTTGACCCAGAGGAGTACATGGAGAAAGTCAAGTTCCTGCGCTACAATGCTGTCATCATGACGTCCTCTCAGATGCGGTTTTGCAGCAACAGCGCCCTCGTGTGGCGGGAGGCCAGATCGCTCCAGAGGGAGGCTGTGTACTTCGCCTTGCTGGCCTCTGAGCGCGACTCGCAGGAGTCCATGGAGCCTCGGCGGAAAGCCAGCCAGGAGGCGTTGGGGTCGGAGGGCCTGGCTTCCCCGAGGGTCTTCCTGGTACGTGGCACCGCCTTGGAGACCCTGGACTTCCCCGAAATCCTGGAGGAAATGTGGCGGGACATCCCGGAGGTCAAGGCTGCTGCCCTCCTCCTGGCCCTTCCGGCCCTGTCCGTCGCCGTGGTGACCAGAAAGCGGGACGCCCTCAAGGCGCTGGTGTGGGCGGCGGCCTCGCTCTCGGGCAGCGTTTCGGCCATCCCCGTGCCCCTGGTGTCCTCTGCGGTGGACGCTGGCGTGGGGGTGAGGATCCTGAGCAAGGCGCGCGACTCGCTGGGCCTGGACGACGCGTCGCTGGAGGGGCTGGCCCGCCGacgggggcgggacggggcgcggCTCAAGGCCCTGCGTGCCTGCCCCCTCTCCCGGGAGGTCACCAAGGGCGCCGTGAAGAAGCTGCTGGCGGCCGCAGAGAAGCAGAAGCCCACCGGTGCCCGCGTGGTGGAGATGGCGCTGCCCGTGACCGCCAAGTCCGCCAGCCGCTCCTTCACCACCATGTTCCTGGCGCTCAATGGCGCCATCAACGACATGGCCGCCGATGCGGAAAAGGTGGTGGCGGCTGCAGTCGGGGGAACAGATTGA
- the LOC118227294 gene encoding circumsporozoite protein-like — protein sequence MVASVDRQRSGSAGLAEDEQAPLRAGGEQGEGGAAGGANADVDYATIDVSQLKKREAADEPGPGADTDYAEIRKERKGGGDRGEGEGEGEGGEEAAAAAAGEEGAAENLGAVQQECADAGEQG from the exons ATGGTGGCAAGCGTCGACCGACAG CGGAGCGGCTCAGCGGGATTGGCCGAGGACGAGCAGGCGCCGCTGCGCGCCGGcggagagcagggggagggcggggcggcgggcggggcgaACGCAGACGTGGACTACGCCACCATCGACGTCTCCCAGCTGAAGAAGAGAGAGGCGGCGGACGAGCCGGGGCCCGGCGCCGACACGGACTACGCGGAGATCCggaaggagaggaaggggggcggAGAccgcggagagggagagggagagggggaggggggcgaagaggcggcggcggcagcggcgggagaggagggggccGCTGAAAATTTGGGGGCTGTGCAGCAGGAGTGCGCTGACGCTGGGG AGCAAGGCTGA